ATAATATCGCATAAATGAGGTAAGCCCACCAGGTTTTCCAAAATGGGGGTTTAATGTGAATGATCATCTCTTCCGGATGATTGCTCCAAACACCATCATTATTGGATCCTTTTATTAATAATTTATAAGTGCCTGATGGAAGGTTGTAAAATGTGGCGCTTGGTGTAGTTACGTAATTCCATTCTTTATCCAGTCCTTCAAGTTTATAAGCGTATTTATTTTTCTCAGATTTGATATAATTGAGGACAGCAAATTCCACACTAAAAATATTCTGAGAATGCGAAAAAGTAATTTCTTTAGTTAAGCTTATGTTACGACTCAACAAGTTACTTTCATCACCTATTGCAACTGTTTTGTTAAAAAGCCTTAGCCGGGTAAAAATAATTTTTGGAATCCTTTTGTTTTCTTTGATCTGATCCGGGTAGAAACTAACCAAGCCATTGTATCCTCCAAAATAAAGTTGTCCCTGAGTATCTTTATAAAACGAGTTGTAATTGAATACATTACCTGGCAATCCATCCTCAACGGTATAGTTTTTGAAAGTTTTGCGATCAAATTTAGTTAAGCCATTATCTGTACTGATCCACAGATTTCTATGATCATCTTCTAAAATTCCGAGGATAACATTACTTGGCAGTCCATTTTTCATGGTGTAAAAACTGATCTTATTTTTTACCGGCTGATAACGGATTAATCCTGCATCATAACTTCCCAACCAAATAATCCCCTGTGAATCTTCCTGTATCAGGTTGACATCATCAAATTTTGTGCTGTTGTCATTAACTTTAAACCTCTTTATTTTGTTGTTTACAGGATCAAGAATGTAGGTTCCTGAATTTGTAGCAATCCAAATATTTTTCTTAGAATCCTCAAATAAATATCTGAGAAATTTTAAATCGTGCTGATTTCCTGGGTTGTGGTAAGGAGCAAAGTTATCTTCCTCTTCATTATAGATAAAAATACCTTGCGCCCTCGTGCCTATCCAGAGTCTGTTTTTACTGTCATGCAGCAAGCAAACAATACGGTTAGAATTTAAAGCTTTTGGATCGGCATAATTCGGTTTATAATGTTTAAAAGTTTTTGTATCCGGTAGATAAACATCCAGCCCTCCTTCATAAGTACCTATCCAGACTTCACCATTCTGATCAATTGAAACTGCCTTAACCAGATTCGAACTCAATGAATTCGGGTTTTCGGAATCGTGCTTAAAACTCGTAAACTTGCCTGAACTTCGATCAAAATAATTCAAACCTTCGGCTTCCGTTCCTATCCATAAGTTATGATACTGATCTTCAACTATGGAGCTTACCACATTACTGCTGATACCATTTTTACCAGAACTGGTCTTATACGCTCTAAATGGTGTTGCATTCGCATGATAAAAGTTTACACCACCAAAATAGGTACCCACCCACATCGATCCGGTGGCATCCTTAACAATATCATAGATAGAGTTGTGATTTAAGCTCGTAGGATCTTCCGGATTATGGTTTAATACGGTGAATTTAAAAGTATTCAGATCCAATATATTAATGCCATGAAGAGTGGAAATCCATAATCGACCATCCGGATCTGTTTTAATTCTACGGATCACATTACTACTGATGCTATTCGGATCTCCTTTTTTAGTCACGAAATGCCTGAAAGTTCCCTTTTCCCGATCAAACAAATCCAGTCCATTGTTATGTGTTCCAATCCAAAGATTGTGCTTTGGATCTTCAAAAACTACACTTACATCATTATCAATAAGACTTTCCGGATCTCCCTTTTTATGAAAATAAGATTGAAAATGATACTTTCCATTTTCAAATTGCATCCTTGTTAAGCCCTGAATGGTACCCACCCACATGATACCTTCATGATCCTGATGAACAGATTTAATCAGATGATTTGCTAATCCGGTGGCATCATTCTTTCCCGGCAAAAAGCGAACAAAACGGTTGTCATCGATCAACTTGTTTAACCCACTATCTGTTCCTACCCAAATATGCCCTTTATTATCTTCAAAAATACACCTAACAATATTATTGCTAAGGCTACTTTTCCGTTTTGGGTCATATTGATAACGCTTAAAAGAATTACTTTCAGGCAAATACCTGTTCAAGCCTTTTTGAGTACCGACCCACAAATTACCTTTGCTATCAGTTAATAAAGCATTAACATTCTGTCCACTGCTTAAAGAAGAGCTGTTTCCTTTTTCGCGTTTATAGATCTCAAAATTTCTGGTATTATATTTATTTAATCCATCTTTTGTCCCAAACCACATAAAGCCCATACTGTCTTGTGCAATAGATAGCACACTGCTTTGGGAAAGACCATTTTCGACAGTCAGATGTTTAAAACTGATCTTATCTTCTTGAGCACTTGCCGACCTATATCCAAACAAAATGATGAATAACAGCGGCAGTTTAATCCAAAAAAATGATGGTGACATGTACAGGCTCATTTGGTTTACCGTAAAAATATGATTTTACTTTCATATTCCTTAAAATGGTAAACCAAATAGAGGCTGTCTAAATAAAGTATTTTTGTTATTTCTGTACGCTAAATTTATAAATCGTTACAGTTTTATAGACTTGTCCAGGTTTCAGTTCTGTAGTTGGAAACGAATGTTGGTTAGGTGAATCCGGGAAATGTTGGGTCTCCAGACAGAAAGCTGAACGATGCGGATAACTTACCTGACCTTTACCATCATGATCATTCCCTGTTAAGAAATTACCACTGTAAAATTGTAATCCAGGCTCTTCGGTTAAAACATCCATCACAATACCTGTTTTAGGACTGATAACTGTAGCCACTTTACGTAACCCATTACCTTTTCTTAATACAAAATTATGGTCATAACCTTTTCCAAATTTCAGTTGTTCGTTCTGATCATTAATTCTTGCACCAATTAAAGTTGGTTTGTTAAAATCAAATGGTGTACCTGCAACTTTCTCTAGTTTTCCAGTAGGAATTAAAGTCGAATCAACCGGAGTATAATCTTCTGCATCAATAGATAACAAGTGATCTGTAATTGTTGAATCTCCTGCTCCATTCAAATTAAAGTAAGCATGGTTGGTCAAATTAATCACTGTATTTTTATCTGTAGTTGCATTGTAGCTTATTTTAAGGGCATTATCATCGGTTAATTCATAGGTTACCTTAACCGTTAAATTCCCCGGATACCCCGCTTCGCCATCTTTAGAGAGATAAGACAGTTCAAGGGTTTGGTCATTCACTTTTTTTGCATCCCAAACCTGGCTAAAAAAACCATCAAATCCACCATGAAGGCTATTCACTCCATCATTCAGTTCCAATTGATAAGTTTTGCCATCTAAAGTAAACTTTCCTTTCCCGATACGATTTCCATAACGGCCAATTAAAGCACCGAAAAACGGTTCCCCTTTTTTCCTATAAGCGGTCAGGCTATCATAACCTAAAACCACATCTTTAAATACCTGGTGTTTGTCTGGCACCAATAAGGATACCACTCGTCCACCATAATTGGTAATAGCGGCTTCAGCACCATTTTTATTTTTTAATACAAAAAGTTCAACTTCCTTGCCACTTACATTTCCTTTAAACCCGTTTGCATCCGGTATATGGATGGTAGAAACAGCCAGGGAGTCATTTCCGGTAGATTGATGATTGTTCGCATTGCTGCAACTGCTTAACGTCCATACTGAAATAAAAATTAAACAAATGGAATTGAAATTTCTGTTCATAATGTGTTTTTTTATATTTGATCGTATTACTAAAGTATAAAAAGAATATTAAATGTCAAAAAAACAATTAATGTTCAAAATATGATATATTTACAACAGCAGATACCTAGCCCTTAAGAAGTAATGAAAAAATATACTGATCAGACTCGTTTTTTAATTGCAGTTGATTGCATTGTTTTTGGATTTGATGGAGAGCATTTAAAACTACTCTTGATTAAACGTGGTTTTGAACCTGAAAAGGATAAATGGAGTTTGATGGGTGGTTTTGTTAGACCAGAGGAAAGTTTGGATGGTGCAGCCAATCGGGTACTTACTCAACTTACCGGACTTGAAGGTGTTTACCTGGAACAAATCCAAGCTTATGGAGATCCACTAAGAGATCCCATTGAAAGAACCTTATCGGTTACCTATTTTGCATTGATAGACATCCATAAATACCAAACACAGATTAGCGACCAGTATCATGCAGAGTGGTTTCTCTTAAAAGACGCACCTGAATTGATATTTGACCACAGCGACATGGTGGAAACGGCAAAAAAGAAAATAAGGTATAAAGCTGCCCTACACCCTATTCTTTTTGAACTTTTACCTAAAAAATTCACCATTCCACAACTTCAAAATTTGTATGAAGATGTATATAATACACATATAGACAACCGAAACTTTATCCGAAAATTAACGGCAACGAAGCTGCTGATCAAACTTACCGAAAAGGATAAGTCCGGTTCTAAAAAAGGTGCATTTTATTTCAAACTAGATAAGAAAAAGTACAAAGCAAACTTTCAGGCATTCCTCAACTTCATTCCTAATCCCGACAAACTAATAACTGTATAAGAACCCTTTAGCTCACAAAGCAGGAATCTTTAAAAAAATTCTTTTATTAAATTAAATAAACGTTAATTAGACATTTATTTAACTAAATATGAGCAAAGATCAATACGTTATAGGGGTTGATTATGGATCGGATTCTGTGCGTTCAGTCATTATTAACGCAAACAATGGAGCAGAACTGGCTTCATCCGTTTTCTATTATCCCCGCTGGCAGAAAGGCTTATTCTGCAATCCGGCAAAAAATCAGTTCAGGCAACATCCCTTAGATTATATTGAAGGTCTTGAACAAAGCATAAAAGACTGTATAATTAAGGCTGGTGGTTCTACTATTGCTGATTCTATAAAAGCTATTGCAGTTGATACAACAGGTTCTTCGCCTGTAGCTGTAAACCAGGCAGGTACACCTCTTGCCCTCTTACCTGAATTTGAGCAAAATCCTAATGCGATGTTTGTGTTATGGAAGGACCATACTTCTGTTAAAGAGGCTATGCAAATCAACAAACATGCAGAGAAATATGAGCCCAATTACCTTAAATATTGCGGTGGCATTTACTCATCAGAATGGTTCTGGGCTAAATTGTTACATATTTTACGTGCCGATGAAGCCGTAAAGGACGCTTGCTATTCCTGGGTAGAGCATTGTGATTGGGTACCTTTTCTACTTACCGGAGGCAGTGACGTTTCGAAAATCAAAAGAAGTCGCTGTGCTGCCGGACACAAAGCACTTTGGGCAGAAGAATTTGGTGGTTTACCTCCAAATGATTTCTTTACTGCGCTTGACCCACTTCTTGATGGTTTTACAGAACGTTTGTATAAAGATACTTTCACTTCTGATGTATCCGCAGGAAACATCAGTAAAGAATGGGCCGAACGCTTGGGCTTAAATACAAATGTGGTGATTGGCGTTGGCGCTTTTGATGCACACATGGGTGCTGTGGGTGGACAAATTGAGCCTTATCATTTAAGTAAGGTAATGGGTACTTCTACCTGTGATATTTTAGTCGTACCGCAATCAGATATTGATGGTAAACTCATCAAGGGAATTTGTGGACAAGTGAATGGTTCTGTTATTCCAGGGATGTCGGGTCTTGAAGCCGGACAATCGGCTTTTGGTGACGTATATGCCTGGTTTAAAGAAGTGTTGGCCTGGCCAATTAAAAGTCTGTTAAGAAATTCGGCATTATTGGATGGTCATACTGCTGCAGCCCTTGAAAAAGAGCTTTTAGATCAGCTTATTCCAGAACTCAGCAAACAGGCTGCTTTATTACCAAAAACAGACGATGATGAACTGGCCATAGATTGGTTAAATGGAAGAAGAACTCCAGATGCTAATCAGGAATTAAAAGGAGCAATCCATAATCTTGATTTGGGTAGTGATGCTCCGCGTCTATTCAGAGCATTAGTGGAAGCAACCTGTTTTGGCGCTAAAAACATAGTTGATCGTTTTAACGCTGAGGGTATTCCGGTAAAAGGTATTATTGGTATTGGAGGTGTAGCTAAAAAATCGCCATTTGTGATGCAAACTATGGCAAATGTACTGAATATGCCAATTCGTATCCATCAATTTGAACATACTTGTGCTTTAGGTGCAGCCATGTTTGCAGCTGTTGCAGGAGGCATTTATCCTAATGTTGAAGCGGCCATGGTAGGTATGGGTAGTGGTTTCGATAACGAATATATACCTCAAGCTGAAACAACTGCTTATTATGAGGCTCGCTTTATAAAGTATAAAACGCTTGGCGCTTTTATCGAAGAAAGTACTAAAAATGAACACCATGTTTTACAACAGGCATAAATCTGTTGTGCTATAGCTATAAAATAACAACAATGAACAACTACCAGGAAATTAAAGAAAAGGCTTATCTGGCAAATATGCAACTCCCTAAATTAGGGTTGGTGCTTTTCACCTTTGGTAATGCCAGCGCTGCAGATAGAGCTGCTGGTGTATTTGCTATAAAACCAAGCGGCGTACCATATGAAGAACTTTCACCGGAGAAAATGGTGATCGTTGACTTCGATGGCAATACAGTTGAAGGTACACTTCGTCCTTCATCTGATACAAAAACACATGCGGTATTGTATAAGCATTGGGAAGATGTTGGGGGTATTGTACACACCCACTCTACCTATGGAACCGCATGGGCGCAATCTCAAAGGGCAATACCTATTTATGGTACCACACATGCTGATCATCTTACGGTCGACATCCCCTGTGCCCCTCCTATGCATGATGATAGGATATCCGGGAACTATGAATATGAAACCGGATTCCAGATCATGAACCACCTAAAAGAGGCTGGCTTAAGCTACAAAGAGGTAGAAATGATCCTTGTTGGCAATCATGCTCCTTTTACCTGGGCAAAAACTGCCGAAAAAGCGGTATACAACAGTGCGGTAGTAGAAGAGCTGGCAAGAATGGCCTTCCTCACAGAACAAATACGTAGAGACGTACCTAAATTAAAAGACTCATTAATTAAAAAGCACTATGAAAGAAAACATGGCGCTGATTCTTATTACGGACAATAACTAAACATAAAATGATTAATCTGAAACAATTTGAAGCCTGGTTCATCACAGGAAGCCAGCATTTATACGGAGAAGAAACACTTAGACAAGTTGCAGAACATTCACTGCAAATTGCGAAGGGTTTAAATGAGGCACCACAGATTCCTGTTAAAATTGTATTTAAACCTGTTGTAAAAACTCCTGAAGAAATTTATCAGATCTGCCAGGAAGCCAATACCGCCGAAAACTGTATCGGTATCATCGCCTGGATGCATACCTTCTCCCCTGCAAAAATGTGGATTGGTGGTTTAAAAGTATTGCAAAAACCTTTATTACACCTACATACTCAGTTTAACCGCGATATCCCTTGGAGCACCATAGATATGGACTTTATGAACTTGAACCAAAGTGCACATGGCGACAGAGAGTTCGGTTTCATCATGTCGAGAATGCGCCTGAACAGAAAAGTTGTGGT
This is a stretch of genomic DNA from Candidatus Pedobacter colombiensis. It encodes these proteins:
- a CDS encoding ribulokinase gives rise to the protein MSKDQYVIGVDYGSDSVRSVIINANNGAELASSVFYYPRWQKGLFCNPAKNQFRQHPLDYIEGLEQSIKDCIIKAGGSTIADSIKAIAVDTTGSSPVAVNQAGTPLALLPEFEQNPNAMFVLWKDHTSVKEAMQINKHAEKYEPNYLKYCGGIYSSEWFWAKLLHILRADEAVKDACYSWVEHCDWVPFLLTGGSDVSKIKRSRCAAGHKALWAEEFGGLPPNDFFTALDPLLDGFTERLYKDTFTSDVSAGNISKEWAERLGLNTNVVIGVGAFDAHMGAVGGQIEPYHLSKVMGTSTCDILVVPQSDIDGKLIKGICGQVNGSVIPGMSGLEAGQSAFGDVYAWFKEVLAWPIKSLLRNSALLDGHTAAALEKELLDQLIPELSKQAALLPKTDDDELAIDWLNGRRTPDANQELKGAIHNLDLGSDAPRLFRALVEATCFGAKNIVDRFNAEGIPVKGIIGIGGVAKKSPFVMQTMANVLNMPIRIHQFEHTCALGAAMFAAVAGGIYPNVEAAMVGMGSGFDNEYIPQAETTAYYEARFIKYKTLGAFIEESTKNEHHVLQQA
- a CDS encoding L-ribulose-5-phosphate 4-epimerase; the protein is MNNYQEIKEKAYLANMQLPKLGLVLFTFGNASAADRAAGVFAIKPSGVPYEELSPEKMVIVDFDGNTVEGTLRPSSDTKTHAVLYKHWEDVGGIVHTHSTYGTAWAQSQRAIPIYGTTHADHLTVDIPCAPPMHDDRISGNYEYETGFQIMNHLKEAGLSYKEVEMILVGNHAPFTWAKTAEKAVYNSAVVEELARMAFLTEQIRRDVPKLKDSLIKKHYERKHGADSYYGQ
- a CDS encoding two-component regulator propeller domain-containing protein produces the protein MSPSFFWIKLPLLFIILFGYRSASAQEDKISFKHLTVENGLSQSSVLSIAQDSMGFMWFGTKDGLNKYNTRNFEIYKREKGNSSSLSSGQNVNALLTDSKGNLWVGTQKGLNRYLPESNSFKRYQYDPKRKSSLSNNIVRCIFEDNKGHIWVGTDSGLNKLIDDNRFVRFLPGKNDATGLANHLIKSVHQDHEGIMWVGTIQGLTRMQFENGKYHFQSYFHKKGDPESLIDNDVSVVFEDPKHNLWIGTHNNGLDLFDREKGTFRHFVTKKGDPNSISSNVIRRIKTDPDGRLWISTLHGINILDLNTFKFTVLNHNPEDPTSLNHNSIYDIVKDATGSMWVGTYFGGVNFYHANATPFRAYKTSSGKNGISSNVVSSIVEDQYHNLWIGTEAEGLNYFDRSSGKFTSFKHDSENPNSLSSNLVKAVSIDQNGEVWIGTYEGGLDVYLPDTKTFKHYKPNYADPKALNSNRIVCLLHDSKNRLWIGTRAQGIFIYNEEEDNFAPYHNPGNQHDLKFLRYLFEDSKKNIWIATNSGTYILDPVNNKIKRFKVNDNSTKFDDVNLIQEDSQGIIWLGSYDAGLIRYQPVKNKISFYTMKNGLPSNVILGILEDDHRNLWISTDNGLTKFDRKTFKNYTVEDGLPGNVFNYNSFYKDTQGQLYFGGYNGLVSFYPDQIKENKRIPKIIFTRLRLFNKTVAIGDESNLLSRNISLTKEITFSHSQNIFSVEFAVLNYIKSEKNKYAYKLEGLDKEWNYVTTPSATFYNLPSGTYKLLIKGSNNDGVWSNHPEEMIIHIKPPFWKTWWAYLIYAILFSAILFLVFRFLWIRALLRKEHEVYQMKMDFFTNVSHEIRTPLTLIIGPLENLINDTKEYPGINRRLLTVRKNAGRLTRLVNELMDFRKQEAGKMTLNVAPENIVVFAKEIFLSFQYLAIKHHIDYQFNNDEDQIEVYFDPEQLEKVFYNLLSNAFKFTPEYGIIILSVKRAEKGFVEIKVLDNGKGIPEESRDKLFTNFYQVKDPLSRNNGTGIGLALSKKIARLHHGDLILLPDPQPGEANVQTCFSLKLRTGNSHFKKSELSPQFINVESPALYQLPQDLGDIPDQDLLDEVPVEDQITVLIVEDNREIRDFIKQSLKYAYLIIEAEDGQQGMEIAFEKIPDIIVSDVMMPVMDGLELCRILKTDARTSHIPIILLTARSGNIHEVSGLKTGAEAYITKPFSIDVLQLNINNLLTLQNNMRRKFSQQMTLQPSNVLIESTDEEFLNKIMAIIEDNFSIDEFNVNVLAADVGMSTPILYKKIKALTGLTVNNFIKSVRLKRAAQLLKQQTYTVYEVAYMVGFSDSKYFSKEFTKQFGRTPSDYAEEAEA
- a CDS encoding NUDIX domain-containing protein — its product is MKKYTDQTRFLIAVDCIVFGFDGEHLKLLLIKRGFEPEKDKWSLMGGFVRPEESLDGAANRVLTQLTGLEGVYLEQIQAYGDPLRDPIERTLSVTYFALIDIHKYQTQISDQYHAEWFLLKDAPELIFDHSDMVETAKKKIRYKAALHPILFELLPKKFTIPQLQNLYEDVYNTHIDNRNFIRKLTATKLLIKLTEKDKSGSKKGAFYFKLDKKKYKANFQAFLNFIPNPDKLITV
- a CDS encoding galactose mutarotase, coding for MNRNFNSICLIFISVWTLSSCSNANNHQSTGNDSLAVSTIHIPDANGFKGNVSGKEVELFVLKNKNGAEAAITNYGGRVVSLLVPDKHQVFKDVVLGYDSLTAYRKKGEPFFGALIGRYGNRIGKGKFTLDGKTYQLELNDGVNSLHGGFDGFFSQVWDAKKVNDQTLELSYLSKDGEAGYPGNLTVKVTYELTDDNALKISYNATTDKNTVINLTNHAYFNLNGAGDSTITDHLLSIDAEDYTPVDSTLIPTGKLEKVAGTPFDFNKPTLIGARINDQNEQLKFGKGYDHNFVLRKGNGLRKVATVISPKTGIVMDVLTEEPGLQFYSGNFLTGNDHDGKGQVSYPHRSAFCLETQHFPDSPNQHSFPTTELKPGQVYKTVTIYKFSVQK